One window from the genome of [Clostridium] celerecrescens 18A encodes:
- the dapF gene encoding diaminopimelate epimerase: MKFTKMQGIGNDYVYINCFEESVEDPAELARKVSDRHFGIGSDGLILICPSETADCRMRMFNSDGSESQMCGNGIRCVGKYVYDHHLVEKTEFDVETGAGIKHLKVKTEHGRAVQITVDLGVPEITSQVPELIRMEGKDYEFIGISMGNPHAVYYMSDIDGLDLLAMGPVFENHERFPERTNSEFIEVVSRDYIRMRVWERGSGETYACGTGAAASAVASALSGRTSHTVEVELKGGNLTIHWDRDGSGHVFMTGPAVEVFEGEFDITNL, from the coding sequence ATGAAATTTACAAAAATGCAGGGAATTGGAAACGATTACGTTTATATTAATTGTTTTGAAGAATCCGTGGAAGATCCGGCGGAGCTTGCAAGAAAAGTCAGCGACCGCCATTTTGGGATCGGATCGGATGGGCTGATTCTCATTTGCCCGTCAGAAACGGCGGACTGCCGTATGCGGATGTTTAACTCCGACGGTTCGGAAAGCCAGATGTGCGGCAATGGAATCCGTTGTGTTGGGAAATATGTTTACGATCATCATCTGGTGGAAAAGACGGAATTCGATGTGGAAACCGGGGCAGGGATCAAACACTTAAAGGTTAAAACAGAACATGGCAGGGCTGTTCAGATTACGGTAGACTTGGGAGTACCGGAGATCACCAGCCAGGTGCCGGAGCTGATTCGCATGGAAGGAAAGGACTACGAGTTTATCGGCATTTCCATGGGCAATCCCCATGCCGTTTACTATATGTCTGACATTGACGGTCTGGATCTTTTGGCCATGGGGCCTGTCTTTGAAAACCATGAGCGTTTTCCGGAACGCACGAATTCCGAATTTATTGAGGTGGTGAGCCGTGATTACATTCGGATGCGGGTATGGGAGAGAGGCAGCGGGGAAACTTATGCCTGCGGAACGGGAGCCGCTGCCAGCGCGGTTGCTTCTGCTTTAAGCGGCCGCACTTCCCATACGGTTGAGGTGGAATTAAAAGGAGGCAATCTGACCATCCACTGGGATAGGGACGGAAGCGGCCATGTGTTCATGACCGGTCCGGCGGTAGAAGTATTTGAGGGAGAGTTTGACATAACAAATCTTTAG
- a CDS encoding ANTAR domain-containing response regulator has product MTNVIVAFSREEDAKNIKNILVRNGFAVAAVCTSGAQAVNSADELGSGIVVCGCRFADMVFHEIYECLPGGMGMLLLVSPSQWSGRVPEGVVCLGQPLKVQDLVGTLEMMVESLTRRRKKLKSQPKERSMEEKEIIRQAKELLMERNHMSETDAHRYIQKCSMDSGTNMVETAQMIVSLINR; this is encoded by the coding sequence TTGACCAATGTGATAGTGGCATTTTCCAGAGAAGAGGATGCAAAAAATATTAAAAATATTCTTGTGAGAAATGGCTTTGCGGTGGCGGCGGTCTGCACCTCCGGCGCCCAGGCGGTAAACAGTGCTGATGAGCTGGGCAGCGGAATCGTAGTATGCGGCTGCAGGTTTGCTGATATGGTATTTCATGAGATATATGAATGCCTTCCGGGAGGCATGGGGATGCTCCTTCTTGTGTCGCCGAGCCAGTGGAGTGGCAGAGTGCCTGAGGGCGTGGTCTGCCTGGGTCAGCCCTTAAAGGTACAGGACTTAGTAGGCACTCTGGAAATGATGGTAGAATCCCTTACCAGAAGGCGGAAGAAATTAAAAAGCCAGCCCAAAGAGCGTAGCATGGAAGAAAAAGAAATAATCAGGCAGGCAAAGGAGCTTTTGATGGAACGAAACCATATGTCCGAAACTGATGCACACCGTTACATCCAGAAATGCAGCATGGACAGCGGAACCAATATGGTGGAAACCGCCCAGATGATCGTGAGCCTGATCAATCGATAG
- the glnA gene encoding type I glutamate--ammonia ligase, producing the protein MNKYSKEDIFRIVEEEDVEFIRLQFTDIFGMLKNVAITRSMLGKALENRCMFDGSSIEGFVRMEESDMYLYPDLDTFEILPWRPQQGKVARLMCDVYCPDRTPFEGDPRFVLKKVLKKARDMGYEFHAGPECEFFLFHMDEEGRPTTDTHETASYFDVAPIDLAENVRRDMVLTLEEMGFMIEASHHEIAPGQHEIDFQYAEGMVTADNIMTFKMAVKTIAKRHGLHATFMPKPKAGVNGSGMHINMSLSDLNGRNMFEDETDELGLSRAAYQFIAGILYHMKGMTILTNPLVNSYKRLVPGYDAPVYIAWSAKANRSPLIRIPSSRGAGTRIELRCPDTAVNPYLALAACLAAGLDGIEKDMTPPQSVDRNIFTMHPEEILEKGIEHLPETLGEAIEAFRKDDFMKEVLGEHIYTKYLEAKETEWHLFRVQVTDWEVEEYLYKY; encoded by the coding sequence ATGAACAAGTACAGCAAAGAAGATATATTCCGGATTGTAGAGGAAGAAGATGTGGAATTTATCCGGCTTCAGTTCACTGATATTTTCGGTATGCTGAAGAACGTTGCAATTACCAGAAGCATGCTTGGGAAGGCTTTGGAGAACCGCTGCATGTTCGATGGCTCTTCCATTGAAGGCTTTGTAAGAATGGAAGAATCCGACATGTATCTTTATCCGGATCTTGATACCTTTGAGATTCTTCCATGGCGTCCCCAGCAGGGGAAGGTTGCCCGACTGATGTGCGATGTGTATTGTCCGGACAGGACGCCCTTTGAAGGAGATCCCAGATTTGTGCTGAAAAAGGTATTAAAAAAAGCCAGGGACATGGGATATGAATTTCATGCAGGTCCGGAATGTGAATTCTTCCTTTTTCATATGGATGAAGAGGGACGCCCCACAACAGATACCCATGAAACCGCAAGCTACTTTGACGTAGCTCCCATTGACTTAGCTGAGAATGTCCGCCGGGATATGGTGCTGACGTTGGAGGAGATGGGGTTCATGATCGAAGCATCCCATCATGAAATTGCACCGGGACAGCATGAAATTGATTTTCAATATGCAGAGGGAATGGTGACTGCGGATAATATTATGACCTTTAAGATGGCGGTAAAGACCATAGCCAAGCGCCACGGACTTCACGCAACCTTTATGCCAAAGCCCAAAGCAGGGGTCAATGGCTCTGGAATGCACATCAATATGTCCCTGTCTGATTTAAATGGCAGAAATATGTTTGAGGATGAGACAGATGAGCTGGGCTTAAGCAGGGCTGCTTACCAGTTTATAGCCGGAATCCTTTATCATATGAAGGGTATGACCATACTCACCAATCCCCTGGTCAACTCCTACAAGCGTCTGGTTCCCGGATACGATGCTCCGGTTTATATTGCATGGTCGGCAAAGGCAAACAGGAGTCCCCTGATCCGAATCCCTTCTTCCAGAGGGGCGGGCACCAGGATTGAGCTTCGCTGCCCGGATACTGCCGTTAACCCCTATCTGGCTCTGGCCGCCTGTCTGGCTGCCGGTCTTGACGGGATCGAAAAAGATATGACTCCGCCGCAGAGCGTTGACCGTAATATATTTACCATGCATCCAGAGGAAATTCTGGAAAAAGGCATTGAACATCTGCCGGAGACCCTTGGAGAGGCCATCGAGGCCTTCCGGAAAGACGATTTTATGAAAGAAGTGCTGGGCGAACATATCTACACCAAATACCTGGAAGCCAAGGAAACTGAATGGCACTTATTCCGGGTACAGGTGACGGATTGGGAAGTGGAAGAATACCTGTATAAGTACTGA
- a CDS encoding heavy metal translocating P-type ATPase, translating into MTKKQKRMAIRLLASALFFAAGMFVEGKVAWDWIFFLISYLAAGYDIPLRAARNIMNGQFFDENFLMSVATFGAIGIGALEEAVGVMLFYQVGELFNDYAVNKSRKSITDLMDINPEYANLIKDGKEEKVDPYEVSVGDSIVIKPGEKVPLDGIVVKGTGGLDTKALTGESMPVEVKENDVILSGSINLNGVLEVQVTKLFDDSTVAKILELVENASFRKAKAENFITRFAKVYTPVVVSLALILAVIPPLFFGGEWGTWIYRACSFLVVSCPCALVISVPLSFFGGLGAASRHGILMKGSNYLEAMASLDTVVFDKTGTLTTGKFQVTDVDPVEGTKEELLRLAAYGEFHSNHPIALSVKEAYGKSVDEALIGCVEEIAGYGIKAELKDGERIKELYIGNARLMEQKGIEITDQGPVTGTSLYVADGGRYLGSITISDTIRKDVPIALKGLKAAGVRKLVMLTGDKPEVGQAVGEKLGLDEVHGGLLPGDKVGKVEELLRGKPEGHNLAFVGDGINDAPVLARADVGIAMGGIGSDAAVEAADVVIMTDEPSKLIDAIAISRKTAGIVRQNIIFAIGVKVLILILSAAGIASMWAAVFGDVGVSVLAILNAIRALAYKSNQ; encoded by the coding sequence ATGACAAAGAAACAGAAACGAATGGCAATAAGGCTTTTAGCCAGCGCCCTGTTTTTTGCAGCAGGGATGTTTGTGGAAGGAAAGGTTGCCTGGGACTGGATATTCTTTTTGATCTCCTATCTGGCAGCAGGTTATGACATACCTTTAAGAGCAGCACGGAATATTATGAACGGCCAGTTTTTTGATGAAAACTTTCTTATGTCAGTGGCAACCTTCGGAGCCATCGGCATCGGTGCTCTGGAAGAAGCAGTAGGAGTTATGCTGTTTTACCAGGTAGGTGAACTTTTTAATGACTACGCGGTAAATAAGTCCAGAAAATCCATCACCGATCTTATGGATATTAATCCGGAATATGCAAACCTTATTAAGGATGGGAAGGAAGAAAAGGTAGACCCTTATGAAGTTTCCGTTGGAGACAGTATCGTAATAAAGCCGGGAGAAAAAGTCCCTCTTGACGGCATCGTCGTAAAAGGGACCGGAGGGCTGGATACCAAGGCCCTGACCGGAGAATCCATGCCGGTGGAAGTGAAGGAAAACGATGTCATATTAAGCGGTTCCATCAATTTAAACGGTGTACTGGAAGTCCAGGTAACAAAGCTTTTTGATGACTCTACAGTAGCAAAGATTTTGGAGCTGGTAGAAAATGCCAGTTTTAGAAAAGCAAAAGCTGAGAACTTTATTACAAGATTTGCAAAAGTTTATACACCGGTTGTGGTGAGCCTGGCGCTTATTCTGGCAGTGATTCCGCCTTTGTTTTTTGGCGGAGAATGGGGGACCTGGATTTACCGTGCCTGCAGCTTTCTTGTTGTCTCCTGTCCCTGCGCCCTGGTGATTTCCGTGCCTCTTAGCTTTTTTGGAGGACTTGGAGCAGCGTCCAGGCATGGGATTCTCATGAAGGGAAGCAATTATCTGGAAGCCATGGCTTCTTTAGATACGGTTGTCTTTGATAAAACAGGAACCCTTACTACAGGAAAATTCCAGGTCACAGATGTGGATCCTGTAGAAGGTACAAAAGAAGAGCTTTTAAGGCTGGCGGCTTATGGGGAGTTTCATTCCAACCACCCCATCGCTTTATCAGTAAAGGAGGCTTACGGAAAGTCTGTAGATGAGGCATTAATCGGCTGTGTGGAAGAGATTGCAGGATATGGCATTAAGGCAGAGCTTAAAGACGGAGAAAGAATAAAGGAGCTTTATATCGGCAATGCAAGGCTTATGGAGCAGAAGGGAATTGAGATCACTGACCAGGGGCCTGTGACAGGGACGTCCCTTTATGTGGCAGATGGAGGGCGCTATCTTGGTTCCATTACCATATCTGACACCATCCGGAAAGATGTGCCCATAGCCTTAAAAGGATTAAAAGCAGCCGGAGTCAGGAAGCTGGTAATGCTGACTGGAGATAAGCCGGAAGTTGGTCAGGCAGTTGGGGAAAAGCTGGGACTTGATGAGGTTCACGGCGGACTGCTTCCCGGTGATAAGGTAGGAAAGGTAGAGGAATTGCTGCGGGGAAAACCGGAAGGACATAACCTGGCCTTTGTAGGTGACGGCATCAATGACGCTCCGGTCCTTGCCCGTGCAGATGTTGGGATCGCCATGGGTGGAATCGGCTCTGACGCGGCAGTGGAAGCTGCAGATGTGGTGATTATGACGGATGAACCGTCAAAGCTTATAGACGCCATTGCGATTTCAAGAAAAACCGCAGGAATTGTAAGGCAGAATATTATTTTCGCCATTGGAGTGAAAGTACTCATTCTGATATTATCGGCGGCCGGAATAGCGTCTATGTGGGCAGCCGTATTTGGAGACGTAGGCGTCTCGGTGCTTGCCATATTAAATGCCATCCGGGCTTTAGCATATAAAAGTAATCAATAA
- a CDS encoding cation transporter: MKKIIKLEGLCCANCAAKIEEEVKKLAGVESASLSFMTQRMTMEIEDSKSDEIVEAARKISNKIEPEAEFKVLR, translated from the coding sequence ATGAAAAAGATTATTAAACTGGAAGGCTTATGCTGCGCCAACTGTGCGGCTAAGATTGAAGAAGAGGTTAAAAAACTGGCTGGTGTGGAGAGTGCATCTTTAAGCTTTATGACTCAAAGGATGACCATGGAAATAGAAGACAGTAAGTCGGATGAAATCGTAGAAGCAGCCAGAAAGATATCAAACAAGATTGAACCAGAAGCAGAATTTAAGGTACTTCGGTAA
- a CDS encoding ArsR/SmtB family transcription factor: MEQDNKKNIRDCEIDQCDFICVHENVVNQVLKVMPQDQELLDLADFFKVFGDATRIKILYVLSQSEMCVCDIANLLKMGQSAISHQLRVLKQMRLVKFRREGKTVFYSLADGHIESILAQGMEHINE, from the coding sequence ATGGAGCAGGATAACAAAAAGAACATTCGGGATTGTGAGATCGACCAATGCGATTTTATCTGTGTTCATGAAAATGTCGTGAATCAGGTGCTAAAGGTCATGCCCCAGGATCAGGAGCTTCTTGATCTGGCGGATTTCTTCAAAGTATTTGGTGATGCTACCAGAATAAAAATACTCTATGTACTCAGCCAGTCGGAGATGTGTGTGTGCGATATTGCAAATCTTTTAAAGATGGGCCAGTCAGCCATTTCCCATCAGCTTCGGGTGTTGAAGCAGATGCGCCTGGTGAAGTTCCGCAGAGAAGGTAAGACCGTATTTTATTCTCTGGCCGACGGCCACATCGAGTCAATTCTGGCTCAGGGGATGGAGCATATCAATGAGTAA
- a CDS encoding ABC transporter ATP-binding protein: MIQVEHMNKTFKVARRSAGFSEAVKALFHREMELIKALNDISFTIGDGEMVGYIGPNGAGKSSTIKILSGILTPDNGTCMINGRIPWKERKEHVKDIGVVFGQRSQLWWDVPILDSFELLRDIYEIPTHQYQETLDELTGLLSLGELLRTPARQLSLGQRMRCEIAASLLHRPKILFLDEPTIGLDAVSKLAVRDFIRKQNKEHKTTVLLTTHDMQDIDALADRVLLIGRGRLLLDGTLSDLKSHRPTEEAALDEIIAALYRDYRI, translated from the coding sequence ATGATTCAAGTGGAACACATGAACAAGACCTTTAAGGTCGCAAGAAGAAGTGCCGGCTTTTCAGAAGCAGTGAAGGCCCTTTTTCACAGAGAGATGGAACTCATTAAAGCTCTTAACGATATTTCCTTTACCATAGGCGACGGAGAAATGGTAGGCTATATCGGACCGAATGGAGCAGGTAAAAGCTCCACCATCAAAATTCTCAGCGGAATACTGACACCGGATAACGGCACCTGCATGATCAATGGCCGTATCCCATGGAAGGAACGTAAGGAACATGTAAAGGACATTGGCGTTGTATTCGGCCAGCGCAGCCAGCTTTGGTGGGATGTCCCCATACTTGATTCCTTTGAACTGCTCCGCGACATCTACGAAATCCCTACACACCAATACCAGGAAACCCTTGACGAGCTGACCGGGCTTTTATCTTTAGGCGAGCTTTTGCGCACTCCGGCCAGACAACTGTCATTGGGTCAGCGGATGCGCTGTGAAATCGCAGCGTCTCTTCTTCACAGACCTAAAATTCTGTTTCTGGATGAACCCACCATTGGTCTGGATGCAGTATCCAAGCTTGCGGTCCGGGACTTCATCCGAAAGCAGAACAAAGAACACAAGACAACAGTCCTTCTTACAACCCATGATATGCAGGACATCGATGCTCTGGCAGACAGGGTCCTCTTAATTGGAAGAGGACGGCTGCTTTTGGATGGCACCCTTTCTGATTTAAAGTCCCACCGTCCCACAGAGGAGGCTGCACTGGATGAGATCATTGCCGCCCTTTACCGGGATTACAGGATATAG
- a CDS encoding ABC transporter permease, producing the protein MKKYWSFFRIRFIHGLQYRAAALSGMVTQFVWGTMEILLFRAFYEAAPESFPMDFQALSTYIWLQQAFLALYMTWFWESELFNSITTGNVAYELCRPIRLYHMWFVRSLAVRLSKAVLRCMPILLFAWLLPAPYGLTLPGSLHTWFFTLLSMTLGLLFVVAFGMVVYMSVFYTISSQGIKLIVTSLSEFLSGAVIPLPFLPDGIREFVNFLPFASAQNVPFRIFGGDLKGHDMYISLLGQVCWLAVFLVIGRVMERNALKRVVFQGG; encoded by the coding sequence ATGAAAAAATACTGGTCCTTTTTCCGCATCCGTTTTATCCACGGGCTTCAATACCGGGCAGCGGCCCTTTCCGGCATGGTTACCCAGTTCGTATGGGGAACCATGGAGATTCTCTTATTCCGGGCCTTTTATGAGGCTGCTCCGGAAAGCTTTCCCATGGACTTTCAGGCTCTTTCCACCTACATATGGCTTCAGCAGGCCTTTCTGGCCCTTTACATGACCTGGTTCTGGGAGTCAGAGCTTTTTAATTCCATTACCACCGGAAACGTAGCCTACGAATTATGCCGTCCGATCCGCCTTTACCATATGTGGTTTGTTAGGAGTCTGGCTGTCCGCCTTTCCAAAGCAGTTCTGCGGTGCATGCCCATCCTGCTGTTTGCCTGGCTGCTGCCGGCTCCTTACGGACTTACACTACCCGGAAGCCTCCATACATGGTTTTTTACCCTTTTGTCTATGACCCTGGGGCTTCTTTTTGTAGTCGCCTTTGGCATGGTGGTATATATGTCCGTTTTTTACACCATTTCCTCCCAGGGAATCAAACTGATTGTCACCTCCCTTTCCGAGTTTTTAAGCGGTGCGGTCATCCCTCTTCCATTCCTGCCGGACGGGATCAGGGAATTTGTAAACTTTTTGCCTTTTGCATCGGCCCAGAATGTCCCTTTCCGGATTTTCGGCGGCGACTTGAAGGGCCATGATATGTATATCAGTCTTCTTGGACAGGTATGCTGGCTGGCGGTGTTCCTGGTTATCGGACGAGTCATGGAGCGAAATGCCTTAAAGCGTGTTGTGTTCCAGGGCGGTTGA
- a CDS encoding ABC transporter permease: MNSIQLYKKYLIIHLKGMMQHKVSFLLTTIGQFLISFNIFLGVLFMMDRFKEVKGFSYGEVLLCFSITLMAFTIAETIFRSLDTFETIIGNGEFDRILLRPRGSLFLVLCSKIELTRIGRLLQAVVMLIYGLYSSSVIWTPVRVMTVVLMIIGGVAVFAAIYLMFASICFFTLEGLEFMNIFTDGAREYGKYPIGIYGKTLLTICTYLVPFALFQYYPFLYLTGKTSESWYSFLPLAACLFLVPAGLLWNFGLSHYQSTGS, translated from the coding sequence ATGAATTCAATACAATTATATAAAAAGTATCTTATCATACACTTAAAGGGCATGATGCAGCATAAAGTTTCTTTCCTCTTAACCACCATCGGGCAGTTTTTAATTTCCTTTAACATATTTCTTGGAGTCCTCTTTATGATGGACCGGTTTAAAGAAGTAAAGGGGTTTTCTTACGGAGAGGTCCTGCTCTGTTTTTCCATTACGCTTATGGCCTTTACCATAGCAGAGACCATCTTTAGAAGCCTGGACACGTTTGAAACCATCATCGGAAACGGAGAATTTGACCGCATCCTCCTCCGGCCAAGGGGCAGCCTGTTTCTTGTCTTGTGCAGTAAGATAGAGCTGACCAGAATCGGCCGGCTTTTGCAGGCTGTCGTTATGCTTATCTACGGCCTGTATTCCAGTTCTGTCATCTGGACCCCTGTCCGCGTTATGACCGTCGTCCTTATGATCATAGGCGGGGTGGCGGTGTTCGCAGCCATTTATCTGATGTTTGCCTCCATATGTTTTTTTACCCTGGAGGGCCTGGAATTTATGAATATATTCACGGACGGAGCCAGAGAATACGGGAAATATCCCATCGGCATCTATGGGAAAACCCTTTTGACCATCTGTACTTACCTGGTTCCCTTTGCCCTGTTTCAGTATTATCCCTTTTTATATCTCACAGGTAAGACCTCTGAATCATGGTACAGCTTCCTTCCTCTGGCTGCCTGTCTCTTTTTGGTACCAGCCGGCCTTTTATGGAATTTTGGACTGTCCCATTACCAATCGACCGGTTCTTAA
- a CDS encoding NifB/NifX family molybdenum-iron cluster-binding protein has product MKIAVTYDNGEIFQHFGKTKQFKVYQIEEKKIASTEVVDIEGNGQGALADFLKGLGADAVICGGIGEGARTSLGKAGIQLYPGVTGAADPAAEALLEGSLVYNPDACCSHHGKDGH; this is encoded by the coding sequence ATGAAGATTGCTGTAACTTATGACAACGGAGAAATATTCCAGCATTTTGGAAAAACGAAGCAGTTTAAGGTTTACCAGATAGAAGAGAAAAAAATAGCATCCACAGAAGTGGTTGATATAGAAGGAAACGGACAAGGTGCATTGGCAGACTTCTTAAAAGGGCTTGGCGCTGATGCCGTAATCTGCGGAGGAATCGGAGAGGGAGCAAGAACCTCTTTAGGTAAAGCTGGGATCCAGTTGTATCCCGGAGTAACCGGTGCTGCTGATCCTGCGGCGGAAGCCTTATTGGAAGGAAGCTTGGTTTATAACCCGGATGCATGCTGCAGCCATCATGGGAAAGATGGGCACTAA
- a CDS encoding MATE family efflux transporter: MKTENNLDTDQIKGLVWRLAIPSMLAQFVSVFYSIVDRMYIGNIAGIGEIALAGVGICGPIVTMISSVAFLVGVGGSPLMSIRMGEKNHRAASQILANCFLLLTILSVAITVLSFMVKGRLLMWFGASEATFFYANDYITIYLLGTIFALLSTGMNQFIICQGFAKVGMKSVLLGAVCNIILDPVFMFAFGLEVRGAAIATVLSQMASCIYVLRFLFGNKPPIRITFRNYDWQVMKRVLVLGLSPFLIIAFDNILIISLNMMIQRFGGEGQGDMLLTCMTIVQSFMLMVTMPLGGITGGTQTILGYNYGAGRPDRIKKASLHISGLALGFTTIMFILAHTVPKYFVLIFTKNEAYVELTVWAIKIYTMGIIPLALQYAVVDGFVGMGVAKVAISLSMFRKVIFLGGAALIPIWFGIDKIFYTEPVSDFISVAVSLTVTFLVYDRVISKNGAQNKGT; the protein is encoded by the coding sequence GTGAAGACAGAAAATAATTTAGATACGGATCAAATAAAAGGACTGGTATGGAGACTGGCGATTCCCTCCATGCTGGCCCAGTTTGTTAGTGTTTTTTACAGCATTGTAGACCGGATGTACATAGGAAACATCGCCGGAATAGGCGAGATTGCTTTGGCAGGAGTAGGAATCTGCGGCCCAATTGTGACCATGATTTCTTCTGTTGCATTTTTAGTAGGAGTAGGCGGCTCCCCCTTAATGAGTATCCGTATGGGAGAGAAAAACCATCGGGCAGCCAGCCAGATCCTTGCAAACTGTTTTTTACTTTTAACGATTTTATCAGTAGCAATCACCGTTCTTTCCTTTATGGTAAAGGGGAGGCTTTTGATGTGGTTTGGGGCCAGTGAGGCCACCTTTTTTTATGCCAATGATTACATTACCATATACTTGCTTGGCACTATTTTTGCCCTTTTGTCTACAGGAATGAACCAGTTCATCATTTGTCAGGGCTTTGCAAAGGTCGGTATGAAGTCGGTCCTTTTGGGAGCCGTATGCAATATCATTCTGGACCCGGTCTTTATGTTTGCGTTTGGTCTGGAAGTAAGGGGAGCTGCAATCGCCACGGTATTGTCTCAGATGGCTTCCTGCATCTATGTGCTAAGGTTTCTGTTTGGAAACAAGCCCCCGATCCGGATCACCTTTCGCAATTACGACTGGCAGGTTATGAAGCGTGTTCTGGTGCTTGGCCTAAGCCCATTCCTTATTATCGCTTTTGATAATATTTTGATCATATCCCTAAATATGATGATCCAGCGTTTTGGCGGAGAGGGCCAGGGAGACATGCTCCTTACCTGCATGACCATAGTGCAGAGCTTTATGTTAATGGTTACTATGCCTCTTGGGGGAATTACCGGCGGAACCCAGACCATCTTAGGCTATAATTACGGTGCAGGAAGGCCTGACCGGATTAAGAAGGCTAGCCTTCATATTTCAGGTCTGGCCCTTGGTTTTACTACTATAATGTTTATCCTTGCTCATACGGTTCCTAAGTATTTCGTCCTCATCTTTACGAAGAATGAGGCTTACGTGGAACTGACCGTATGGGCAATTAAGATTTATACCATGGGAATCATACCTCTTGCCCTGCAGTATGCAGTTGTTGACGGATTTGTGGGGATGGGAGTCGCAAAAGTCGCAATTTCCCTTTCCATGTTCCGTAAGGTGATATTTTTAGGCGGAGCTGCACTGATTCCAATCTGGTTTGGAATCGACAAGATATTTTATACGGAACCAGTTTCAGATTTTATCAGCGTAGCCGTGTCTCTGACTGTGACTTTTTTGGTATATGACCGGGTCATTAGTAAAAATGGGGCGCAAAACAAAGGAACTTAA
- a CDS encoding glycoside hydrolase family 25 protein, whose amino-acid sequence MNKNTKIRIALCLVAGLMTLKATAVPKEGFSAEAWKLENGQYVDASGIPIAGALEKGITVSKYQNRQNGLTGGIDWKKVAQDGISFAMVRIGYLNDMDPYYSINMAGAASGGLKTGVFFYTQALDTQTAVEEARYVLRMVKDYQISYPIAYDVESQYLLDNHLSKQQITDNINAFCKTISDAGYRPVVYANNKWLTNYIDINQIPYDVWYARYGSINNYKNRTIWQCTDQGRVEGIDGDVTIEFSFADYSALIPSEGWKNIDGNQYYTKNYIKQTGWIQVGGTWYYLDSNGIMIHDTTMDIDGVTYTFGSDGAMVQ is encoded by the coding sequence ATGAATAAGAATACGAAGATAAGAATAGCCTTATGTCTTGTTGCCGGACTTATGACTTTAAAAGCCACGGCTGTGCCAAAGGAAGGATTTTCTGCGGAGGCATGGAAGCTGGAAAACGGACAATATGTGGATGCCTCTGGTATTCCCATCGCAGGTGCGCTGGAAAAAGGAATTACCGTATCAAAGTACCAGAACCGCCAGAATGGCTTAACCGGCGGAATCGATTGGAAGAAAGTGGCTCAGGATGGGATTTCCTTTGCTATGGTGCGGATCGGTTATCTAAATGACATGGATCCTTATTATTCCATAAATATGGCAGGAGCAGCGTCTGGCGGGCTTAAGACCGGCGTGTTTTTCTATACCCAGGCTCTTGATACCCAGACTGCTGTAGAGGAAGCCAGGTATGTACTCCGGATGGTGAAGGATTACCAGATTTCCTATCCGATTGCATACGATGTGGAATCCCAGTACCTGCTTGACAATCATTTATCAAAGCAGCAGATTACGGATAATATCAATGCATTCTGTAAAACCATTTCAGACGCAGGATACCGGCCGGTGGTTTATGCCAATAACAAATGGCTTACCAATTACATTGATATAAACCAGATCCCGTATGATGTCTGGTATGCAAGATACGGTTCCATCAACAATTATAAGAACCGTACCATTTGGCAGTGTACGGACCAGGGAAGAGTGGAGGGAATCGATGGTGATGTGACCATTGAGTTTTCCTTTGCGGATTACAGTGCACTGATTCCTTCAGAAGGCTGGAAGAATATTGACGGAAACCAGTATTATACTAAAAATTATATAAAGCAGACTGGTTGGATCCAGGTGGGAGGCACCTGGTATTATCTTGATTCCAATGGTATCATGATTCATGATACGACTATGGATATAGACGGAGTTACCTATACCTTTGGCTCTGACGGAGCCATGGTTCAGTGA